One genomic window of Pseudomonas aeruginosa includes the following:
- the pfeA gene encoding siderophore enterobactin receptor PfeA — protein sequence MSSRALPAVPFLLLSSCLLANAVHAAGQGDGSVIELGEQTVVATAQEETKQAPGVSIITAEDIAKRPPSNDLSQIIRTMPGVNLTGNSSSGQRGNNRQIDIRGMGPENTLILVDGKPVSSRNSVRYGWRGERDSRGDTNWVPADQVERIEVIRGPAAARYGNGAAGGVVNIITKQAGAETHGNLSVYSNFPQHKAEGASERMSFGLNGPLTENLSYRVYGNIAKTDSDDWDINAGHESNRTGKQAGTLPAGREGVRNKDIDGLLSWRLTPEQTLEFEAGFSRQGNIYTGDTQNTNSNNYVKQMLGHETNRMYRETYSVTHRGEWDFGSSLAYLQYEKTRNSRINEGLAGGTEGIFDPNNAGFYTATLRDLTAHGEVNLPLHLGYEQTLTLGSEWTEQKLDDPSSNTQNTEEGGSIPGLAGKNRSSSSSARIFSLFAEDNIELMPGTMLTPGLRWDHHDIVGDNWSPSLNLSHALTERVTLKAGIARAYKAPNLYQLNPDYLLYSRGQGCYGQSTSCYLRGNDGLKAETSVNKELGIEYSHDGLVAGLTYFRNDYKNKIESGLSPVDHASGGKGDYANAAIYQWENVPKAVVEGLEGTLTLPLADGLKWSNNFTYMLQSKNKETGDVLSVTPRYTLNSMLDWQATDDLSLQATVTWYGKQKPKKYDYHGDRVTGSANDQLSPYAIAGLGGTYRLSKNLSLGAGVDNLFDKRLFRAGNAQGVVGIDGAGAATYNEPGRTFYTSLTASF from the coding sequence ATGTCCTCACGCGCCCTTCCCGCCGTTCCCTTCCTGCTGCTGTCCAGTTGCCTGCTCGCCAACGCCGTACACGCCGCCGGCCAGGGCGACGGCTCCGTCATCGAGCTGGGCGAGCAAACCGTGGTCGCCACCGCCCAGGAGGAAACCAAGCAGGCGCCGGGGGTTTCCATCATCACCGCCGAGGACATCGCCAAGCGACCGCCGAGCAACGACCTGTCGCAGATCATCCGGACCATGCCGGGGGTCAACCTGACCGGCAACAGCTCCAGCGGCCAGCGTGGCAACAACCGGCAGATCGACATCCGCGGCATGGGCCCGGAGAACACCCTGATCCTGGTCGACGGCAAGCCGGTCAGCTCGCGCAACTCGGTGCGCTACGGCTGGCGCGGCGAGCGCGACAGCCGCGGCGACACCAACTGGGTGCCGGCCGACCAGGTCGAGCGCATCGAAGTGATCCGCGGCCCGGCGGCGGCGCGCTACGGCAACGGCGCGGCGGGCGGCGTGGTGAACATCATCACCAAGCAGGCCGGCGCGGAAACCCACGGTAATCTCAGCGTCTACAGCAATTTCCCGCAACACAAGGCCGAAGGCGCCAGCGAACGGATGAGCTTCGGTCTCAACGGGCCGCTCACGGAAAACCTCAGCTACCGCGTCTACGGCAACATCGCCAAGACCGACTCGGACGACTGGGACATCAACGCCGGCCACGAATCCAACCGCACCGGCAAGCAGGCCGGCACCCTCCCCGCCGGTCGCGAAGGCGTGCGCAACAAGGACATCGACGGGCTGCTCAGCTGGCGCCTGACGCCCGAGCAGACCCTCGAGTTCGAGGCCGGCTTCAGCCGCCAGGGCAACATCTACACCGGCGACACGCAGAACACCAACAGCAACAACTACGTGAAGCAGATGCTCGGCCACGAGACCAACCGCATGTACCGCGAGACCTACTCGGTCACCCATCGCGGCGAATGGGACTTCGGCAGCTCGCTGGCCTACCTGCAGTACGAGAAGACCCGCAACAGCCGGATCAACGAAGGCCTGGCCGGCGGCACCGAAGGTATCTTCGACCCCAACAACGCCGGCTTCTACACCGCCACCCTGCGCGACCTGACCGCCCACGGCGAGGTCAACCTGCCGCTGCACCTGGGCTACGAGCAGACCCTGACCCTCGGCAGCGAGTGGACCGAGCAGAAGCTCGACGACCCCAGCTCCAACACCCAGAACACCGAGGAAGGCGGCTCGATCCCCGGTCTCGCCGGAAAGAACCGCAGCAGCAGTTCCTCAGCGCGGATCTTCTCGCTGTTCGCCGAGGACAACATCGAGCTGATGCCCGGCACCATGCTCACCCCAGGCCTGCGCTGGGACCACCACGACATCGTCGGCGACAACTGGAGCCCATCGCTGAACCTGTCCCACGCGCTCACCGAGCGGGTCACCCTGAAGGCCGGTATCGCCCGCGCCTACAAGGCCCCCAACCTGTACCAGCTGAACCCCGACTACCTGCTCTACAGCCGTGGCCAGGGTTGCTACGGGCAAAGCACCAGTTGCTACCTGCGCGGCAACGACGGCCTCAAGGCCGAGACCAGCGTGAACAAGGAACTGGGCATCGAGTACAGCCACGACGGCCTGGTAGCGGGGCTGACCTACTTCCGCAACGACTACAAGAACAAGATCGAATCCGGCCTGTCACCGGTCGACCACGCCAGCGGCGGCAAGGGCGACTACGCCAACGCGGCGATCTACCAGTGGGAGAACGTGCCCAAGGCGGTGGTCGAGGGCCTCGAAGGCACCCTGACCCTGCCCCTGGCCGACGGCCTGAAGTGGAGCAACAACTTCACCTACATGCTGCAATCGAAGAACAAGGAAACCGGCGACGTGCTCTCGGTGACGCCGCGCTACACCCTCAACTCGATGCTCGACTGGCAGGCCACCGACGACCTCTCGCTGCAAGCCACGGTCACCTGGTATGGCAAGCAGAAGCCGAAGAAATACGACTATCACGGCGACCGTGTCACCGGCAGCGCCAACGACCAGCTCTCGCCCTACGCCATCGCCGGCCTTGGCGGCACCTATCGGTTGAGCAAGAACCTGAGCCTCGGCGCCGGCGTCGACAACCTGTTCGACAAGCGCCTGTTCCGCGCCGGCAATGCCCAGGGCGTGGTCGGCATCGACGGGGCCGGCGCGGCGACCTACAACGAGCCCGGACGGACCTTCTATACCAGCCTGACCGCGTCGTTCTGA
- the pfeS gene encoding two-component system sensor histidine kinase PfeS, with translation MRRHPLLWKLALLQVGFCLLLTWLIYTWGLSVERSTYFLAPADRSYLADYARQAEDAWHSEGAAGAERFRKELSAKEDTWVALVGPHLESLGSTPLSTEESSHLTFMRKLDWPMSRRLQDELPYVSIEFPGHPEQGRLVIQLPERLLPGGLTPWTHLVTHGIVPTLLAALLGLLLYRHLVVPLNRLRDRADALRADELESTPLAAPLAARRDELGELAQALEHMAERLRLSLAQQRLLLRTLSHELRTPLARLRIAHDSELPPEQLRQRLDREIGDMQRLLEDTLDLAWMDTERPQLPTEPVLALSVWEALREDACFESGWDPARLPCRLGVDCRVEVHLDSLAQAMENLLRNAIRHSPEDGTVSLDGEREGDFWHLRLQDQGPGVAEDQLERIFLPYQRLDDSAGEGFGLGLAIARRAIELQGGRLWASNGKPGLCLHLWLPAAA, from the coding sequence ATGCGCAGGCACCCGCTGTTATGGAAACTGGCGCTGCTGCAGGTCGGCTTCTGCCTGCTGCTGACCTGGCTGATCTACACCTGGGGCCTGTCGGTGGAGCGCAGCACCTACTTCCTCGCCCCGGCCGACCGCAGCTACCTGGCGGACTACGCGCGGCAGGCGGAGGATGCCTGGCACAGCGAGGGTGCCGCGGGCGCCGAACGCTTCCGCAAGGAACTGTCGGCGAAGGAAGATACCTGGGTGGCGCTGGTCGGACCGCACCTGGAAAGCCTCGGCAGCACGCCGCTAAGCACCGAGGAGTCGAGCCACCTGACCTTCATGCGCAAGCTCGACTGGCCGATGAGCCGGCGCCTGCAGGACGAACTGCCGTACGTCAGCATCGAGTTCCCCGGACATCCCGAGCAGGGCCGGCTGGTAATCCAGTTACCGGAGCGCCTGCTGCCCGGCGGGCTGACCCCCTGGACCCACCTGGTCACCCACGGCATAGTCCCGACCCTGCTGGCCGCCCTGCTCGGCCTGCTGCTCTATCGCCACCTGGTGGTGCCGCTGAACCGCTTGCGCGATCGCGCCGACGCCCTGCGCGCCGACGAACTGGAAAGCACTCCCCTCGCCGCACCGCTGGCGGCCCGCCGCGACGAACTGGGCGAGCTGGCCCAGGCCCTGGAGCACATGGCCGAGCGCCTGCGCCTGAGTCTCGCCCAGCAGCGCCTGCTGCTGCGCACCCTGTCCCACGAACTGCGCACGCCGCTGGCGCGCCTGCGCATCGCCCACGACAGTGAGCTACCGCCGGAACAGTTGCGCCAGCGCCTGGATCGCGAAATCGGCGACATGCAACGACTGCTGGAAGACACCCTCGACCTCGCCTGGATGGACACCGAGCGCCCGCAACTGCCCACCGAGCCGGTGCTGGCGCTGTCGGTGTGGGAAGCGCTGCGCGAGGACGCCTGTTTCGAAAGCGGCTGGGACCCGGCGCGGCTACCCTGCCGCTTGGGCGTCGACTGTCGCGTCGAGGTACACCTGGACAGCCTGGCCCAGGCCATGGAAAACCTCCTGCGCAACGCCATCCGTCACTCGCCCGAGGACGGCACGGTCAGCCTCGACGGCGAGCGCGAGGGCGACTTCTGGCACCTGCGCCTGCAGGACCAGGGCCCTGGCGTGGCGGAAGACCAGTTGGAACGCATCTTCCTCCCCTACCAGCGCCTGGACGATAGCGCCGGCGAAGGTTTTGGCCTCGGCCTGGCGATCGCCCGGCGCGCCATCGAGCTACAGGGCGGCCGGCTCTGGGCCAGCAACGGCAAGCCCGGATTGTGCCTGCACCTCTGGCTGCCGGCGGCCGCCTGA
- a CDS encoding response regulator transcription factor: MNHSHISIPSPRLLLVEDDPRLREDLDAHFRRRGFRVTVCGDGSHGLEAAGREAFDLVLLDIMLPGLDGLALLESLRREQATPVMLMSALGAEQDRISGFTRGADDYLPKPFSLAELDARTDALLRRVRLDRLPSAQRRDTRLVFDDQAQDVLHQGLPAGLTPSEYRLLATLREHAGEALSKPFLYRSVLHRSYTRLDRGLDVHVCNLRRKLAAVAVRHLQIQAVRGQGYLLVETEHP, translated from the coding sequence GTGAATCATTCTCATATTTCAATCCCATCTCCCCGCCTGCTGCTGGTCGAAGACGACCCACGCCTACGCGAGGATCTCGACGCGCATTTCCGCCGGCGCGGCTTCCGCGTAACCGTCTGCGGCGATGGCTCGCACGGACTGGAAGCCGCCGGGCGCGAAGCGTTCGACCTGGTGTTGCTGGACATCATGCTACCCGGCCTCGACGGCCTGGCCCTGCTGGAGTCGCTGCGCCGCGAGCAGGCCACGCCGGTGATGCTGATGTCGGCCCTGGGCGCCGAACAGGATCGCATCAGCGGCTTCACCCGCGGCGCCGACGACTACCTGCCGAAGCCGTTCAGCCTGGCCGAGCTGGATGCCCGCACCGACGCCCTGCTGCGCCGCGTACGACTGGACCGCCTGCCGTCGGCGCAGCGGCGGGATACCCGGCTGGTGTTCGACGACCAGGCCCAGGATGTGCTCCACCAGGGCCTTCCGGCGGGGCTGACGCCATCCGAGTACCGCCTCCTGGCGACGCTCCGCGAACACGCTGGCGAGGCGCTGAGCAAGCCGTTCCTCTACCGGAGCGTGCTGCACCGCAGCTACACGCGCCTCGACCGCGGTCTCGACGTGCACGTCTGCAACCTGCGGCGCAAACTCGCCGCGGTCGCCGTCCGTCACCTGCAGATCCAGGCGGTACGCGGCCAGGGCTACCTACTGGTGGAGACGGAACACCCCTGA
- the tssI gene encoding type VI secretion system tip protein TssI/VgrG, producing the protein MLFSQHTRLVHVDSPLGPEVLQLQRLEGREELGRLFSHELELVSSNPALPLDALLGKPMSLALELPGGSRRYFHGIVARCSQGAGAGQFASYQVTLRPWLWLLTRTSDCRIFQNQKVPDIIKQVFRDLGFSDFEDALSRSYREWEYCVQYRETSFDFVSRLMEQEGIYYWFRHEKKRHILVLSDAYGAHHSPAGYTSVPYYPPSLGHRERDHFFDWHMAREVQPGSLSLNDYDFQRPGTRLEVRSNVGRAHAAADYPLYDYPGEYVQSQDGEHYARTRIEAIQTQYERVRLRGCARGIGAGHLFHLSNYPRLDQNREYLVVGAEYRVVQELYETGNGGGGAQFESELDCIDAGQAFRPLPSTPVPVVRGPQTAVVVGPKGEEIWTDQYGRVKVHFHWDRHDQSNENSSCWMRVSQAWAGKNWGSIQIPRIGQEVIVSFLEGDPDRPIITGRVYNAEQTVPYELPANATQSGTKSRSSKGGTPANFNEIRMEDKKGAEQLFIHAERNQDIEVENDETHWVGHDRTKTIDHDETVHVKHDRTETVDNNETITVHANRSKTVDRNETVRIGMNKTETILMASLQNVGMGRMENVGLGYSLNVGMMMNTVVGLNQSTQVMKKKTLSVGDSYEVSVGGSDDGSKITLDGQSITLGSQRIELTADREILLRCGQSTIRLTPGEIEILSPNVDINC; encoded by the coding sequence ATGCTGTTCTCCCAACACACCCGCCTGGTACACGTGGACTCCCCGCTGGGACCCGAGGTCCTGCAACTGCAACGGCTGGAGGGTCGCGAAGAGCTGGGCCGGCTGTTCAGCCACGAGCTCGAACTGGTCTCGAGCAATCCCGCCTTGCCTCTGGATGCCCTATTGGGCAAGCCGATGAGCCTCGCGCTGGAACTCCCCGGCGGCAGCCGGCGGTATTTCCACGGCATCGTCGCGCGCTGTAGCCAGGGCGCCGGCGCCGGCCAGTTCGCCAGCTACCAGGTCACCCTGCGGCCCTGGCTGTGGCTGCTGACGCGCACCTCCGACTGCCGCATCTTCCAGAACCAGAAGGTCCCGGACATCATCAAGCAGGTGTTCCGCGACCTTGGCTTCTCCGACTTCGAGGACGCCCTGAGCCGCTCCTACCGCGAGTGGGAATACTGTGTGCAATACCGCGAGACCAGCTTCGATTTCGTCAGCCGGCTGATGGAGCAGGAAGGCATCTACTACTGGTTCCGCCACGAAAAGAAGCGCCACATCCTGGTGCTCTCCGATGCCTACGGCGCGCACCACAGCCCGGCCGGCTACACCAGCGTGCCCTATTACCCGCCGAGCCTCGGCCATCGCGAGCGCGACCACTTCTTCGACTGGCACATGGCGCGCGAGGTCCAGCCCGGCTCGCTGAGCCTCAACGACTACGACTTCCAGCGTCCCGGCACCCGCCTGGAAGTGCGCTCCAATGTCGGGCGCGCCCATGCCGCGGCCGACTACCCGCTCTACGACTACCCTGGCGAGTATGTGCAGAGTCAGGACGGCGAACACTATGCACGGACCCGCATCGAGGCGATCCAGACCCAGTACGAGCGAGTTCGCCTGCGGGGATGCGCCAGGGGTATCGGGGCGGGCCATCTGTTCCACCTGAGCAACTACCCGCGCCTGGACCAGAACCGCGAATACCTGGTGGTTGGCGCCGAGTACCGGGTAGTCCAGGAACTCTACGAGACCGGTAATGGCGGGGGCGGCGCGCAGTTCGAGAGCGAGCTGGACTGTATCGACGCCGGCCAGGCTTTCCGCCCCTTGCCGTCGACCCCGGTGCCGGTGGTGCGCGGCCCGCAGACCGCGGTGGTGGTCGGGCCCAAGGGCGAGGAGATCTGGACCGACCAGTATGGCCGGGTCAAGGTGCATTTCCACTGGGACCGCCACGACCAGTCCAACGAGAACAGCTCCTGCTGGATGCGCGTCTCGCAGGCCTGGGCCGGGAAGAACTGGGGCTCGATCCAGATCCCGCGGATCGGCCAGGAAGTGATCGTCAGCTTCCTCGAAGGCGACCCGGACCGGCCGATCATCACCGGGCGGGTCTACAACGCCGAGCAGACGGTGCCCTACGAGCTGCCGGCGAACGCTACCCAGAGCGGCACCAAGAGCCGTTCGAGCAAGGGCGGCACGCCGGCCAACTTCAACGAGATCCGCATGGAGGACAAGAAGGGCGCCGAGCAGTTGTTCATCCATGCCGAGAGGAACCAGGACATCGAGGTCGAGAACGACGAGACCCACTGGGTCGGCCACGACCGGACCAAGACCATCGACCACGACGAGACGGTGCATGTGAAGCACGATCGCACCGAGACCGTGGACAACAACGAGACCATCACCGTGCATGCCAACCGCAGCAAGACGGTCGACCGCAACGAGACGGTCAGGATCGGCATGAACAAGACGGAAACCATCCTCATGGCCTCGTTGCAGAACGTCGGCATGGGGCGCATGGAAAACGTCGGGCTCGGCTACAGCCTGAACGTCGGCATGATGATGAACACCGTGGTCGGGCTGAACCAGAGCACCCAGGTGATGAAGAAGAAGACCTTGTCGGTGGGCGATAGCTACGAAGTGAGCGTGGGCGGCAGCGACGATGGCTCGAAGATCACCCTGGACGGCCAGAGCATCACCCTCGGCAGCCAGCGCATCGAGCTGACCGCCGACCGCGAGATCCTCTTGCGCTGCGGCCAGAGCACGATCCGCCTGACGCCGGGGGAGATCGAGATCCTCTCGCCCAATGTCGATATCAACTGTTGA